Proteins from a genomic interval of Arachis hypogaea cultivar Tifrunner chromosome 10, arahy.Tifrunner.gnm2.J5K5, whole genome shotgun sequence:
- the LOC112717661 gene encoding chaperone protein dnaJ 20, chloroplastic-like: MEKNEKESEKMKENWKRKKAEGLTITPADHRFCVPTATNLVSLNRVTFFFKKPRATFNGAAITKDKPATAVADLIFYELLGISESGSLMEIKQAYKQLARKYHPDVSLLGRLEEYTKRFIRV, encoded by the exons atggagaaaAACGAGAAAGAAtcagaaaaaatgaaagaaaattggaaGAGGAAGAAAGCGGAAG GCTTAACCATCACACCTGCCGATCACCGCTTCTGCGTCCCAACTGCCACAAATCTGGTCTCTCTAAACCGAGTCACCTTCTTCTTTAAGAAGCCCAGGGCTACCTTCAACGGTGCTGCTATCACCAAGGATAAGCCAGCGACAGCGGTTGCGGACTTGATTTTCTACGAGCTTCTAGGGATTTCAGAATCGGGGTCGTTGATGGAGATAAAGCAAGCGtacaagcaacttgcaagaaagtACCACCCGGATGTGTCTCTACTGGGTCGGCTCGAAGAGTACACGAAGCGGTTCATTCGGGTCTAA